The following coding sequences are from one Canis lupus baileyi chromosome 19, mCanLup2.hap1, whole genome shotgun sequence window:
- the LAMB2 gene encoding laminin subunit beta-2 isoform X10 yields MPGCSRGSCYPATGDLLVGRADRLTASSTCGLHGPQPYCIVSHLQDEKKCFLCDSRRPFSARDNPNSHRIQNVVTSFAPQRRAAWWQSENGVPVVTIQLDLEAEFHFTHLIMTFKTFRPAAMLVERSADFGRTWHVYRYFSYDCGADFPGVPLAPPRHWDDIVCESRYSEIEPSTEGEVIYRVLDPAIPIPDPYSPRIQNLLKITNLRVNLTRLHTLGDNLLDPRREIREKYYYALYELVVRGNCFCYGHASQCAPAPGAPAHAEGMVHGACVCKHNTRGLNCEQCQDFYHDLPWRPAEDGHSHACRKCECHGHAHSCHFDMAIYLASGNVSGGVCDGCQHNTAGRHCELCRPFFYRDPSKDLRDPAMCRSCDCDPMGSQDGGRCDPHDDPALGLVSGQCRCKEHVVGSRCQQCRDGFFGLSASDPAGCRRCQCDARGTVPGTTSCDPNSGTCFCKRLVTGRGCNHCLPGHWGLSHDLLGCRPCDCDVGGALDPQCSEATGQCRCRQHMVGRRCEQVQPGYFRPFLDHLTWEAEDTRGQVLDVVERLVTSSGTPSWTGRGFVRLQEGQALEFLVGSVPRAMDYDLLLRLEPQVPKQWAEMEVTVQRPGPVSAHSLCGHVLPKDDHIPGTLQPETRYMVFPRPVCLEPGISYKLLLKLVRTGGSAQTEAPYSGPSLLIDSLVLLPRVLVLEMFSGGDAAALERRATFERYRCHEEGLVPSKTLPSEACAPLLISLSTLLYSGALPCQCDPQGSLSSECNPHGGQCVCKPAVVGRRCDHCAPGFYGFGPTGCQASALPSACQCSPEGALSGLCEETSGQCPCRTGAFGLRCDRCQRGQWGFPSCQPCVCNGHADECDTHTGACLGCRDHTGGEHCERCIAGFHGDPRLPYGGQCRPCPCPEGPGSQRHFATSCHRDGYSQQIMCHCRAGYTGLRCEACAPGHFGDPSRPDGQCQPCECNGNIDPMDPDACDPRTGQCLRCLYHTEGPHCAHCKPGFYGQAARQSCHRCTCNLLGTDPQQCPSIDRCNCDPSSGQCPCLPNVQGPTCDRCAPNFWNLTSGHGCQPCTCHPSRARGPTCNEFTGQCHCRAGFGGRTCSECQELHWGDPGLQCRACDCDPHGIDTPQCHRSTGHCSCRPGVSGVRCDQCARGFSGVFPACHPCHTCFGDWDRVVQDLAARTRRLEQRVQDLQQTGVLGAFESSFWRIQEKLGTVQGIVGARNTSAASTAQLVEATEELRREIGEATEHLTQLEAELTDVQDENFNANHALSSLERDGLALNLTLRQLDQHLDLLKHSNFLGAYDSIRHAHSLSAEAEHRANTSALTVPSPVSNSADTRHRTEVLMSAQREDFNRKHKANQQALGKLSARTHSLSLTAINELVCGPPGDAPCATSPCGGAGCLDEDGQPRCGGLGCNGAVAMADLALGRARHTQAELQRALAEGGGILSQVAETRRQAGEAQQRAQAALDKANASRGQVEKANQELRELIQSVKDFLSREPPVWPRPCEEGADPDSIEMVATRVLELSIPASPEQIQHLAGAIAERVRSLADVDTILARTVGDVRRAEQLLQDARRARSRAEGEKQKAETVQAALEEAQRAQGAAQGAIQGAVVDTQDTERTLHQVQAKMAGAEQALSSAGERAQELDGLLEALKLKRAGNSLAASSAEETAGSAQGRAREAEQLLQGPLGDQYQTVKALAERKAQGVLAAQVRAEQLRDEARGLLQAAQDKLQRLQELEGTYEENERALEGKAAQLDGLEARMRSVLQAINLQVQIYNTCQ; encoded by the exons TTTGGACGCACCTGGCATGTGTACCGATATTTTTCCTATGACTGTGGGGCTGACTTTCCAGGAGTCCCACTGGCCCCACCACGACACTGGGATGACATAGTCTGTGAGTCCCGCTACTCAGAGATTGAGCCATCCACTGAAGGCGAG GTCATCTATCGGGTGCTGGATCCTGCCATCCCTATCCCAGACCCCTATAGCCCACGGATCCAGA ACCTGCTGAAGATCACCAACCTACGGGTGAACCTGACACGGCTACATACGCTGGGAGACAACCTGCTTGACCCACGGCGGGAGATCCGTGAGAAATACTATTATGCCCTTTACGAGCTGGTTGTTCGAGGCAACTGCTTCTGTTATGGACACGCCTCACAGTGTGCACCTGCCCCAGGAGCACCAGCCCATGCTGAGGGCATG GTTCATGGGGCCTGCGTCTGCAAACACAACACTCGAGGCCTCAACTGTGAACAGTGTCAGGATTTCTATCATGACTTGCCCTGGCGTCCAGCTGAGGATGGCCACAGTCATGCCTGCAGGA AGTGTGAGTGCCATGGGCATGCACACAGCTGCCACTTTGATATGGCCATATACCTGGCATCTGGCAACGTGAGTGGAGGCGTGTGTGATGGATGTCAGCACAATACAGCTGGGCGCCACTGTGAGCTCTGCCGACCCTTCTTCTACCGTGATCCAAGCAAGGACCTGCGGGACCCAGCTATGTGTCGCT CCTGTGATTGTGACCCCATGGGTTCCCAAGATGGTGGTCGCTGCGATCCCCATGATGATCCTGCTCTGGGGCTGGTTTCGGGCCAGTGTCGCTGCAAAGAACATGTGGTGGGCTCTCGCTGCCAGCAATGTCGTGATGGCTTCTTTGGACTTAGTGCCAGTGACCCTGCAGGCTGCCGGC GGTGCCAGTGTGATGCACGAGGCACAGTGCCTGGGACCACCTCTTGTGACCCCAACAGTGGAACCTGTTTCTGCAAGCGTCTAGTGACTGGACGTGGCTGCAACCACTGCCTG CCTGGCCACTGGGGCCTGAGCCATGACCTGCTTGGCTGTCGTCCTTGTGATTGCGACGTGGGCGGTGCCTTGGATCCCCA GTGCAGTGAGGCCACAGGTCAGTGCCGCTGTCGCCAGCACATGGTGGGGCGACGCTGTGAGCAGGTGCAGCCTGGCTACTTCCGGCCTTTCCTTGATCACCTAACTTGGGAGGCTGAGGATACCCGAGGACAG GTGCTTGATGTGGTGGAGCGCTTGGTGACTTccagtgggactccatcctggaccggCCGGGGCTTTGTTAGGCTGCAGGAGGGTCAGGCACTGGAGTTTCTGGTGGGCTCTGTGCCGAGAGCCATGGACTATGACCTGCTGTTGCGCTTGGAACCTCAG GTCCCCAAGCAATGGGCAGAGATGGAAGTGACCGTGCAGCGCCCAGGGCCTGTGTCTGCCCACAGCCTATGTGGGCATGTGCTGCCCAAGGATGACCACATCCCAGGGACTCTGCAACCAGAAACCAG GTATATGGTGTTTCCCAGACCTGTCTGTCTTGAGCCTGGCATCTCCTACAAGCTGCTTCTGAAGTTGGTGCGAACAGGGGGAAGTGCCCAGACCGAGGCTCCCTACTCTGGACCCAGTCTGCTCATTGACTCG CTGGTGCTGCTTCCCCGTGTCCTGGTGCTAGAGATGTTTAGTGGGGGTGATGCTGCTGCCCTGGAGCGCCGTGCCACCTTTGAACGCTACCGTTGCCATGAGGAGGGTCTGGTGCCTAGCAAGACCCTTCCCTCTGAGGCCTGCGCCCCCCTCCTTATCAGTCTGTCCACCCTCCTCTACAGTGGTGCCTTGC CCTGTCAGTGTGACCCCCAGGGCTCACTGAGTTCTGAGTGCAATCCTCATGGCGGTCAGTGCGTGTGTAAACCTGCAGTGGTGGGGCGCCGCTGTGATCACTGTGCCCCTGGCTTCTACGGCTTTGGTCCCACAGGCTGTCAAG CCTCTGCCTTGCCCTCAGCCTGCCAGTGTAGCCCTGAGGGGGCACTCAGTGGCCTATGTGAAGAGACCAGTGGGCAATGCCCCTGCCGAACTGGTGCCTTTGGGCTTCGCTGCGATCGCTGCCAGCGTGGCCAGTGGGGATTCCCTAGCTGCCAGCCATGTGTCTGCAATGGGCATGCCGACGAATGTGATACCCACACAGGCGCTTGCCTGGGCTGCCGTGATCACACAGGGGGTGAGCACTGTGAAAG GTGCATTGCTGGCTTCCATGGGGACCCAAGGCTACCATATGGGGGTCAGTGCCGGCCCTGTCCCTGCCCTGAAGGCCCTGGGAGCCAGCGGCACTTTGCTACTTCTTGCCATCGGGATGGGTACTCCCAGCAGATCATGTGCCACTGTAGGGCAGGGTACACAG GGCTACGGTGTGAAGCTTGTGCCCCTGGACACTTTGGGGACCCATCGAGGCCAGATGGCCAGTGCCAACCGTGTGAGTGCAATGGGAACATTGACCCTATGGACCCTGATGCCTGTGATCCCCGCACGGGGCAGTGCCTGCGCTGCTTATACCACACGGAGGGGCCACACTGTGCCCACTGCAAGCCTGGCTTCTATGGGCAGGCTGCCCGACAGAGCTGTCACC GCTGTACCTGCAACTTGCTGGGAACAGATCCCCAGCAGTGCCCGTCCATTGATCGCTGCAACTGTGACCCAAGCAGTGGGCAGTGCCCATGCCTCCCCAATGTCCAGGGCCCTACCTGTGACCGCTGTGCCCCCAACTTCTGGAACCTTACTAGTGGCCATGGCTGCCAGCCCTGTACCTGTCATCCAAGCCGAGCCAGAGGCCCCACCTGCAATGAG TTCACAGGGCAGTGCCACTGCCGTGCTGGCTTTGGTGGGCGAACCTGTTCTGAATGCCAGGAGCTCCACTGGGGAGACCCTGGGTTGCAGTGTCGTG CCTGTGATTGTGACCCTCATGGAATAGACACACCTCAGTGTCACCGTTCTACAGGTCACTGCAGCTGCCGCCCAGGAGTGTCTGGCGTGCGCTGTGACCAGTGTGCTCGTGGCTTTTCCGGGGTCTTTCCTGCCTGCCACCCATGTCACACATGCTTCGGGGACTGGGACCGTGTGGTACAGGATTTGGCTGCCCGTACACGGCGCCTGGAGCAGCGGGTGCAGGATTTACAACAGACTGGTGTGCTGGGTGCTTTTGAGAGCAGCTTCTGGCGCATCCAGGAGAAGCTGGGGACTGTGCAGGGGATCGTGGGTGCCCGCAACACCTCAGCTGCCTCCACTGCACAGCTCGTGGAGGCCACAGAGGAGCTGCG GCGTGAAATTGGAGAGGCCACTGAGCACCTGACCCAGCTGGAAGCAGAACTGACAGATGTGCAGGATGAGAACTTCAATGCCAACCATGCACTTAGCAGTCTGGAGCGAGATGGGCTTGCGCTTAATCTCACGCTGAGGCAGCTGGACCAGCATCTGGACCTGCTCAAGCATTCAAATTTCCTGG GTGCCTATGACAGCATCCGCCACGCCCACAGTCTCTCTGCAGAGGCAGAACATCGTGCCAACACATCAGCTTTGACAGTGCCTAGCCCTGTGAGCAACTCAGCAGATACTCGGCACCGTACAGAGGTGCTAATGAGTGCCCAGAGGGAGGACTTCAACCGCAAACATAAGGCCAACCAGCAGGCACTAGGCAAACTCTCTGCCCGTACCCACTCCCTGAGCCTGACAGCCATAAATGAACTG GTGTGTGGACCCCCAGGGGATGCACCCTGTGCTACAAGCCCTTGCGGGGGTGCTGGCTGTCTGGATGAGGATGGGCAGCCCCGCTGTGGGGGCCTCGGCTGCAATGGGGCAGTAGCCATGGCGGACCTGGCACTGGGTCGGGCCCGGCACACACAGGCAGAGTTGCAGCGGGCACTGGCAGAAGGTGGAGGCATCCTCAGCCAGGTGGCTGAGACCCGTCGGCAAGCAGGCGAGGCACAGCAACGGGCCCAGGCAGCCCTGGACAAAGCTAATGCTTCCAGAGGACAGGTGGAGAAGGCCAACCAAGAACTTCGGGAACTTATCCAGAGTGTGAAGGACTTCCTCAGCCGTGAGCCTCCCGTGTGGCCCAGGCCATGTG AGGAGGGGGCTGATCCCGATAGCATTGAGATGGTGGCCACAAGAGTGCTAGAGCTCTCCATCCCAGCATCACCTGAGCAGATACAGCACCTGGCAGGTGCAATTGCAGAGAGAGTCCGGAGCCTGGCAGATGTGGACACAATCCTGGCGCGTACAGTGGGAGATGTGCGTCGGGCAGAGCAGCTACTACAAGATGCACGGCGGGCAAG GAGCCGGGCTGAGGGTGAGAAGCAGAAGGCAGAAACAGTACAGGCAGCACTGGAGGAAGCCCAGAGGGCACAGGGTGCTGCTCAGGGCGCCATCCAGGGGGCAGTAGTTGACACACAGGACACAGAGCGGACCCTGCACCAG GTGCAGGCGAAGATGGCAGGTGCAGAGCAGGCACTGAGTTCTGCAGGTGAGCGGGCTCAAGAATTGGATGGTCTCCTGGAGGCTCTGAAATTGAAACGAGCAGGGAATAGCCTGGCAGCCTCTAGTGCTGAAGAAACAGCAGGCAGTGCCCAGGGTCGTGCCCGGGAGGCTGAGCAG CTGCTGCAGGGCCCACTAGGCGACCAGTACCAGACAGTGAAGGCCTTGGCTGAGCGCAAGGCCCAGGGTGTGCTGGCTGCACAGGTGCGGGCAGAACAACTTCGGGATGAAGCTCGTGGCTTGTTGCAGGCTGCGCAGGACAAGCTGCAACGACTGCAAG AGCTGGAAGGCACCTATGAGGAGAACGAGCGGGCACTGGAAGGCAAAGCAGCCCAATTGGATGGGCTGGAGGCCAGGATGCGTAGTGTGCTTCAAGCCATCAACTTGCAGGTCCAGATCTACAACACCTGCCAGTGA
- the LAMB2 gene encoding laminin subunit beta-2 isoform X11 — MTFRPAAMLVERSADFGRTWHVYRYFSYDCGADFPGVPLAPPRHWDDIVCESRYSEIEPSTEGEVIYRVLDPAIPIPDPYSPRIQNLLKITNLRVNLTRLHTLGDNLLDPRREIREKYYYALYELVVRGNCFCYGHASQCAPAPGAPAHAEGMVHGACVCKHNTRGLNCEQCQDFYHDLPWRPAEDGHSHACRKCECHGHAHSCHFDMAIYLASGNVSGGVCDGCQHNTAGRHCELCRPFFYRDPSKDLRDPAMCRSCDCDPMGSQDGGRCDPHDDPALGLVSGQCRCKEHVVGSRCQQCRDGFFGLSASDPAGCRRCQCDARGTVPGTTSCDPNSGTCFCKRLVTGRGCNHCLPGHWGLSHDLLGCRPCDCDVGGALDPQCSEATGQCRCRQHMVGRRCEQVQPGYFRPFLDHLTWEAEDTRGQVLDVVERLVTSSGTPSWTGRGFVRLQEGQALEFLVGSVPRAMDYDLLLRLEPQVPKQWAEMEVTVQRPGPVSAHSLCGHVLPKDDHIPGTLQPETRYMVFPRPVCLEPGISYKLLLKLVRTGGSAQTEAPYSGPSLLIDSLVLLPRVLVLEMFSGGDAAALERRATFERYRCHEEGLVPSKTLPSEACAPLLISLSTLLYSGALPCQCDPQGSLSSECNPHGGQCVCKPAVVGRRCDHCAPGFYGFGPTGCQASALPSACQCSPEGALSGLCEETSGQCPCRTGAFGLRCDRCQRGQWGFPSCQPCVCNGHADECDTHTGACLGCRDHTGGEHCERCIAGFHGDPRLPYGGQCRPCPCPEGPGSQRHFATSCHRDGYSQQIMCHCRAGYTGLRCEACAPGHFGDPSRPDGQCQPCECNGNIDPMDPDACDPRTGQCLRCLYHTEGPHCAHCKPGFYGQAARQSCHRCTCNLLGTDPQQCPSIDRCNCDPSSGQCPCLPNVQGPTCDRCAPNFWNLTSGHGCQPCTCHPSRARGPTCNEFTGQCHCRAGFGGRTCSECQELHWGDPGLQCRACDCDPHGIDTPQCHRSTGHCSCRPGVSGVRCDQCARGFSGVFPACHPCHTCFGDWDRVVQDLAARTRRLEQRVQDLQQTGVLGAFESSFWRIQEKLGTVQGIVGARNTSAASTAQLVEATEELRREIGEATEHLTQLEAELTDVQDENFNANHALSSLERDGLALNLTLRQLDQHLDLLKHSNFLGAYDSIRHAHSLSAEAEHRANTSALTVPSPVSNSADTRHRTEVLMSAQREDFNRKHKANQQALGKLSARTHSLSLTAINELVCGPPGDAPCATSPCGGAGCLDEDGQPRCGGLGCNGAVAMADLALGRARHTQAELQRALAEGGGILSQVAETRRQAGEAQQRAQAALDKANASRGQVEKANQELRELIQSVKDFLSREPPVWPRPCEEGADPDSIEMVATRVLELSIPASPEQIQHLAGAIAERVRSLADVDTILARTVGDVRRAEQLLQDARRARSRAEGEKQKAETVQAALEEAQRAQGAAQGAIQGAVVDTQDTERTLHQVQAKMAGAEQALSSAGERAQELDGLLEALKLKRAGNSLAASSAEETAGSAQGRAREAEQLLQGPLGDQYQTVKALAERKAQGVLAAQVRAEQLRDEARGLLQAAQDKLQRLQELEGTYEENERALEGKAAQLDGLEARMRSVLQAINLQVQIYNTCQ, encoded by the exons TTTGGACGCACCTGGCATGTGTACCGATATTTTTCCTATGACTGTGGGGCTGACTTTCCAGGAGTCCCACTGGCCCCACCACGACACTGGGATGACATAGTCTGTGAGTCCCGCTACTCAGAGATTGAGCCATCCACTGAAGGCGAG GTCATCTATCGGGTGCTGGATCCTGCCATCCCTATCCCAGACCCCTATAGCCCACGGATCCAGA ACCTGCTGAAGATCACCAACCTACGGGTGAACCTGACACGGCTACATACGCTGGGAGACAACCTGCTTGACCCACGGCGGGAGATCCGTGAGAAATACTATTATGCCCTTTACGAGCTGGTTGTTCGAGGCAACTGCTTCTGTTATGGACACGCCTCACAGTGTGCACCTGCCCCAGGAGCACCAGCCCATGCTGAGGGCATG GTTCATGGGGCCTGCGTCTGCAAACACAACACTCGAGGCCTCAACTGTGAACAGTGTCAGGATTTCTATCATGACTTGCCCTGGCGTCCAGCTGAGGATGGCCACAGTCATGCCTGCAGGA AGTGTGAGTGCCATGGGCATGCACACAGCTGCCACTTTGATATGGCCATATACCTGGCATCTGGCAACGTGAGTGGAGGCGTGTGTGATGGATGTCAGCACAATACAGCTGGGCGCCACTGTGAGCTCTGCCGACCCTTCTTCTACCGTGATCCAAGCAAGGACCTGCGGGACCCAGCTATGTGTCGCT CCTGTGATTGTGACCCCATGGGTTCCCAAGATGGTGGTCGCTGCGATCCCCATGATGATCCTGCTCTGGGGCTGGTTTCGGGCCAGTGTCGCTGCAAAGAACATGTGGTGGGCTCTCGCTGCCAGCAATGTCGTGATGGCTTCTTTGGACTTAGTGCCAGTGACCCTGCAGGCTGCCGGC GGTGCCAGTGTGATGCACGAGGCACAGTGCCTGGGACCACCTCTTGTGACCCCAACAGTGGAACCTGTTTCTGCAAGCGTCTAGTGACTGGACGTGGCTGCAACCACTGCCTG CCTGGCCACTGGGGCCTGAGCCATGACCTGCTTGGCTGTCGTCCTTGTGATTGCGACGTGGGCGGTGCCTTGGATCCCCA GTGCAGTGAGGCCACAGGTCAGTGCCGCTGTCGCCAGCACATGGTGGGGCGACGCTGTGAGCAGGTGCAGCCTGGCTACTTCCGGCCTTTCCTTGATCACCTAACTTGGGAGGCTGAGGATACCCGAGGACAG GTGCTTGATGTGGTGGAGCGCTTGGTGACTTccagtgggactccatcctggaccggCCGGGGCTTTGTTAGGCTGCAGGAGGGTCAGGCACTGGAGTTTCTGGTGGGCTCTGTGCCGAGAGCCATGGACTATGACCTGCTGTTGCGCTTGGAACCTCAG GTCCCCAAGCAATGGGCAGAGATGGAAGTGACCGTGCAGCGCCCAGGGCCTGTGTCTGCCCACAGCCTATGTGGGCATGTGCTGCCCAAGGATGACCACATCCCAGGGACTCTGCAACCAGAAACCAG GTATATGGTGTTTCCCAGACCTGTCTGTCTTGAGCCTGGCATCTCCTACAAGCTGCTTCTGAAGTTGGTGCGAACAGGGGGAAGTGCCCAGACCGAGGCTCCCTACTCTGGACCCAGTCTGCTCATTGACTCG CTGGTGCTGCTTCCCCGTGTCCTGGTGCTAGAGATGTTTAGTGGGGGTGATGCTGCTGCCCTGGAGCGCCGTGCCACCTTTGAACGCTACCGTTGCCATGAGGAGGGTCTGGTGCCTAGCAAGACCCTTCCCTCTGAGGCCTGCGCCCCCCTCCTTATCAGTCTGTCCACCCTCCTCTACAGTGGTGCCTTGC CCTGTCAGTGTGACCCCCAGGGCTCACTGAGTTCTGAGTGCAATCCTCATGGCGGTCAGTGCGTGTGTAAACCTGCAGTGGTGGGGCGCCGCTGTGATCACTGTGCCCCTGGCTTCTACGGCTTTGGTCCCACAGGCTGTCAAG CCTCTGCCTTGCCCTCAGCCTGCCAGTGTAGCCCTGAGGGGGCACTCAGTGGCCTATGTGAAGAGACCAGTGGGCAATGCCCCTGCCGAACTGGTGCCTTTGGGCTTCGCTGCGATCGCTGCCAGCGTGGCCAGTGGGGATTCCCTAGCTGCCAGCCATGTGTCTGCAATGGGCATGCCGACGAATGTGATACCCACACAGGCGCTTGCCTGGGCTGCCGTGATCACACAGGGGGTGAGCACTGTGAAAG GTGCATTGCTGGCTTCCATGGGGACCCAAGGCTACCATATGGGGGTCAGTGCCGGCCCTGTCCCTGCCCTGAAGGCCCTGGGAGCCAGCGGCACTTTGCTACTTCTTGCCATCGGGATGGGTACTCCCAGCAGATCATGTGCCACTGTAGGGCAGGGTACACAG GGCTACGGTGTGAAGCTTGTGCCCCTGGACACTTTGGGGACCCATCGAGGCCAGATGGCCAGTGCCAACCGTGTGAGTGCAATGGGAACATTGACCCTATGGACCCTGATGCCTGTGATCCCCGCACGGGGCAGTGCCTGCGCTGCTTATACCACACGGAGGGGCCACACTGTGCCCACTGCAAGCCTGGCTTCTATGGGCAGGCTGCCCGACAGAGCTGTCACC GCTGTACCTGCAACTTGCTGGGAACAGATCCCCAGCAGTGCCCGTCCATTGATCGCTGCAACTGTGACCCAAGCAGTGGGCAGTGCCCATGCCTCCCCAATGTCCAGGGCCCTACCTGTGACCGCTGTGCCCCCAACTTCTGGAACCTTACTAGTGGCCATGGCTGCCAGCCCTGTACCTGTCATCCAAGCCGAGCCAGAGGCCCCACCTGCAATGAG TTCACAGGGCAGTGCCACTGCCGTGCTGGCTTTGGTGGGCGAACCTGTTCTGAATGCCAGGAGCTCCACTGGGGAGACCCTGGGTTGCAGTGTCGTG CCTGTGATTGTGACCCTCATGGAATAGACACACCTCAGTGTCACCGTTCTACAGGTCACTGCAGCTGCCGCCCAGGAGTGTCTGGCGTGCGCTGTGACCAGTGTGCTCGTGGCTTTTCCGGGGTCTTTCCTGCCTGCCACCCATGTCACACATGCTTCGGGGACTGGGACCGTGTGGTACAGGATTTGGCTGCCCGTACACGGCGCCTGGAGCAGCGGGTGCAGGATTTACAACAGACTGGTGTGCTGGGTGCTTTTGAGAGCAGCTTCTGGCGCATCCAGGAGAAGCTGGGGACTGTGCAGGGGATCGTGGGTGCCCGCAACACCTCAGCTGCCTCCACTGCACAGCTCGTGGAGGCCACAGAGGAGCTGCG GCGTGAAATTGGAGAGGCCACTGAGCACCTGACCCAGCTGGAAGCAGAACTGACAGATGTGCAGGATGAGAACTTCAATGCCAACCATGCACTTAGCAGTCTGGAGCGAGATGGGCTTGCGCTTAATCTCACGCTGAGGCAGCTGGACCAGCATCTGGACCTGCTCAAGCATTCAAATTTCCTGG GTGCCTATGACAGCATCCGCCACGCCCACAGTCTCTCTGCAGAGGCAGAACATCGTGCCAACACATCAGCTTTGACAGTGCCTAGCCCTGTGAGCAACTCAGCAGATACTCGGCACCGTACAGAGGTGCTAATGAGTGCCCAGAGGGAGGACTTCAACCGCAAACATAAGGCCAACCAGCAGGCACTAGGCAAACTCTCTGCCCGTACCCACTCCCTGAGCCTGACAGCCATAAATGAACTG GTGTGTGGACCCCCAGGGGATGCACCCTGTGCTACAAGCCCTTGCGGGGGTGCTGGCTGTCTGGATGAGGATGGGCAGCCCCGCTGTGGGGGCCTCGGCTGCAATGGGGCAGTAGCCATGGCGGACCTGGCACTGGGTCGGGCCCGGCACACACAGGCAGAGTTGCAGCGGGCACTGGCAGAAGGTGGAGGCATCCTCAGCCAGGTGGCTGAGACCCGTCGGCAAGCAGGCGAGGCACAGCAACGGGCCCAGGCAGCCCTGGACAAAGCTAATGCTTCCAGAGGACAGGTGGAGAAGGCCAACCAAGAACTTCGGGAACTTATCCAGAGTGTGAAGGACTTCCTCAGCCGTGAGCCTCCCGTGTGGCCCAGGCCATGTG AGGAGGGGGCTGATCCCGATAGCATTGAGATGGTGGCCACAAGAGTGCTAGAGCTCTCCATCCCAGCATCACCTGAGCAGATACAGCACCTGGCAGGTGCAATTGCAGAGAGAGTCCGGAGCCTGGCAGATGTGGACACAATCCTGGCGCGTACAGTGGGAGATGTGCGTCGGGCAGAGCAGCTACTACAAGATGCACGGCGGGCAAG GAGCCGGGCTGAGGGTGAGAAGCAGAAGGCAGAAACAGTACAGGCAGCACTGGAGGAAGCCCAGAGGGCACAGGGTGCTGCTCAGGGCGCCATCCAGGGGGCAGTAGTTGACACACAGGACACAGAGCGGACCCTGCACCAG GTGCAGGCGAAGATGGCAGGTGCAGAGCAGGCACTGAGTTCTGCAGGTGAGCGGGCTCAAGAATTGGATGGTCTCCTGGAGGCTCTGAAATTGAAACGAGCAGGGAATAGCCTGGCAGCCTCTAGTGCTGAAGAAACAGCAGGCAGTGCCCAGGGTCGTGCCCGGGAGGCTGAGCAG CTGCTGCAGGGCCCACTAGGCGACCAGTACCAGACAGTGAAGGCCTTGGCTGAGCGCAAGGCCCAGGGTGTGCTGGCTGCACAGGTGCGGGCAGAACAACTTCGGGATGAAGCTCGTGGCTTGTTGCAGGCTGCGCAGGACAAGCTGCAACGACTGCAAG AGCTGGAAGGCACCTATGAGGAGAACGAGCGGGCACTGGAAGGCAAAGCAGCCCAATTGGATGGGCTGGAGGCCAGGATGCGTAGTGTGCTTCAAGCCATCAACTTGCAGGTCCAGATCTACAACACCTGCCAGTGA